One window from the genome of [Clostridium] celerecrescens 18A encodes:
- a CDS encoding DUF1801 domain-containing protein, whose translation MEQKLPTTIGEYIAGQRQDIQAILEKLYQTIKEAAPEATEKISWGMATFDYYGNLVHFSAGKKHVGFHPAPSAINAFQEELKEYHYSKGTVQFPYDKPLPLELIGRMVRFRTAEQAVLLEEKKAGKTKEKTLRPRYPMPDDVMAELWKENLTEAYNARPSYQKNDYIGWITRARRPETRKKRIDQMLDELRSGDAYMGMVYSPKKNTKTGHS comes from the coding sequence ATGGAACAGAAACTCCCAACTACAATTGGAGAATACATTGCAGGCCAACGCCAGGATATACAGGCTATTCTGGAAAAGCTGTACCAGACCATAAAAGAGGCAGCACCGGAAGCAACGGAAAAAATCAGCTGGGGAATGGCCACATTTGACTATTACGGCAATCTGGTACATTTCTCGGCAGGGAAAAAGCATGTGGGATTTCATCCGGCCCCATCCGCAATCAATGCCTTTCAGGAAGAACTGAAGGAATACCATTACTCAAAGGGCACGGTCCAGTTTCCATATGACAAGCCCCTCCCCCTTGAGCTTATAGGAAGGATGGTCCGCTTTCGGACAGCCGAACAGGCCGTTCTTCTGGAAGAGAAAAAAGCGGGAAAAACAAAAGAAAAGACATTGCGCCCCCGCTATCCCATGCCCGATGATGTAATGGCGGAGCTTTGGAAAGAGAATTTAACAGAGGCCTACAATGCCCGTCCTTCTTATCAAAAAAATGACTATATCGGCTGGATCACAAGGGCCAGGCGTCCGGAAACCCGCAAAAAACGGATCGACCAGATGCTTGATGAGCTGCGGTCCGGCGATGCCTATATGGGCATGGTATATTCCCCTAAAAAAAATACAAAGACCGGTCATTCCTGA
- a CDS encoding ferritin family protein has product MGYYDYEGYQPYSYGYIPPYWNTPASPLSFQQMMNPDIFTYPQNLDGALELILEALSGETEDRVFYMWLINQASSEEDKQIISGIRDNEIGHYTLFRQIYQDLTGEMPPSTEGEAFVEPESYCAGLSRALLGEQNAVQKYRKILYAMQSRLHINMMVEIITDEIRHGILYSYLYSKNGCGSQNTLE; this is encoded by the coding sequence ATGGGTTATTACGATTACGAAGGTTACCAGCCATATTCATATGGTTATATTCCACCATATTGGAATACACCGGCATCTCCCCTGTCATTTCAACAGATGATGAATCCTGACATTTTCACATATCCACAGAATCTTGATGGTGCCCTTGAATTGATTCTGGAAGCACTATCGGGTGAGACGGAGGACAGGGTATTTTATATGTGGTTAATAAACCAGGCTTCCTCAGAAGAGGATAAGCAGATTATATCCGGTATCCGTGACAATGAAATAGGACATTATACATTGTTCCGGCAAATTTATCAGGATTTAACCGGTGAGATGCCCCCATCTACGGAAGGAGAAGCTTTTGTAGAGCCGGAAAGCTATTGCGCTGGTTTGTCAAGAGCCTTGTTAGGTGAGCAGAATGCAGTACAAAAATACCGTAAGATTTTATATGCCATGCAATCTCGCCTCCATATAAATATGATGGTTGAAATTATCACAGACGAAATCAGGCACGGAATTTTATATAGCTATCTCTATTCTAAAAATGGCTGCGGAAGCCAAAATACCCTGGAATAA